A stretch of Lactuca sativa cultivar Salinas chromosome 6, Lsat_Salinas_v11, whole genome shotgun sequence DNA encodes these proteins:
- the LOC111900404 gene encoding glutathione S-transferase T1 isoform X2: protein MALKVYGHRISEPSRAVIIFCKIDFEEIQVEVLKGQQFSKEYGAITPMRQIPAIVDGHLKLIESHAILIHLCCSFPGVASHWYPGDPQKRAKIHSILDWHHSHLRRGAAGLVYTTILAPLNELRSFLQIVIQAEEILLRSLSELENVWLKLGDGSFLGGSSQPSIADLSLSCEVMQLELLSEEDYHRILSPYKKVKKWIEDVRNATTPYFDEIHEYLFEYQKRIREQMATQSGKNKVRAKM, encoded by the exons ATGGCGTTGAAAGTATATGGTCATCGAATTTCTGAACCATCTCGTGCTGTTATCATCTTCTGCAA GATAGATTTTGAGGAAATTCAAGTAGAGGTCTTGAAAGGCCAGCAATTCTCCAAAGAATATGGAG CAATAACTCCCATGCGCCAAATTCCAGCAATAGTTGATGGACATTTGAAGTTGATTGAAAG TCATGCGATTCTTATCCACTTATGTTGTTCATTTCCTGGAGTGGCTAGCCACTG GTATCCTGGTGATCCACAAAAAAGAGCTAAGATCCATTCCATTTTAGATTGGCATCATTCCCATTTACGTCGTGGTGCAG CTGGACTTGTATACACCACCATCCTGGCACCTTTAAATGAGCTCCGTTCGTTCCTTCAGATAGTGATTCAAGCTGAAGAGATACTCCTGAGATCTTTGTCTGAATTAGAAAATGTTTGGTTAAAATTAGGAGATGGAAGCTTTTTGGGTGGAAGCTCTCAACCATCAATTGCGGATCTCAGTTTATCATGTGAAGTCATGCAACTTGAG CTTTTGAGTGAGGAGGATTACCATCGTATATTAAGCCCTTACAAGAAAGTGAAAAAGTGGATTGAAGACGTAAGGAATGCGACTACACCTTATTTTGATGAAATTCATGAGTATCTCTTTGAATACCAAAAAAGAATTCGAGAGCAAATGGCAACACAATCAGGGAAAAATAAAGTGAGGGCCAAGATGTGA
- the LOC111900394 gene encoding two-pore potassium channel 1 isoform X1 → MASDGENEPFLTLEHEPKPQPDCFASTKSRKLKRCRSAPMVELPQGSKIERLLENPKSIFDQLNPHLTRVAIYLFIYLSISTLCFYLMRNQISGDKTNGILDSIYFCIVTMTTVGYGDLLPNSATTKLLACAFVFTGMALVGIILSKAADSLVENQEILLVKAFHLRKKAGALETLREMETNRVRYRCLILSILLIVLIASGTIFLTTVEKMEFVDALYCVCSTITTLGYGDKSFSTIYGRVFAIFWILMSTICLAQLLFAFAELYTETRQRSLVKWVLTRRTTAADLEAADLDDDGVVGAAEFAIFKLKEMGKITQEDVLVILEEFKSLDVDDSGTLSASDIYLAQS, encoded by the exons ATGGCGTCTGATGGTGAAAACGAGCCATTTCTAACACTCGAACACGAACCTAAACCTCAGCCGGATTGTTTTGCTTCAACCAAAAGCAGAAAGTTAAAACGCTGCAGAAGCGCCCCCATGGTCGAACTTCCACAAGGATCCAAAATCGAACGCCTTTTAGAAAACCCAAAATCCATCTTCGATCAACTCAACCCACATCTCACAAGGGTAGCCATCTACTTATTCATATACCTAAGCATAAGCACACTCTGCTTTTACCTCATGAGAAACCAGATTTCCGGAGATAAAACAAACGGCATTCTTGATTCGATCTACTTCTGCATCGTAACAATGACCACCGTCGGATACGGTGATCTTCTTCCAAACAGTGCCACCACAAAACTACTCGCCTGTGCTTTTGTATTCACCGGAATGGCACTCGTCGGAATCATTCTCAGTAAAGCCGCTGACAGTTTGGTTGAAAATCAAGAAATCTTGCTAGTGAAAGCATTTCATCTGCGTAAAAAAGCTGGAGCATTGGAGACCCTAAGAGAAATGGAAACCAACAGAGTGAGATACAGATGTCTAATCTTGTCCATCTTGCTTATCGTCCTCATAGCTTCCGGGACAATCTTTTTAACCACAGTTGAGAAAATGGAGTTTGTCGATGCGCTTTACTGTGTTTGTTCCACCATTACAACTTTAGGATATGGAGATAAGAGCTTTTCAACAATATATGGACGTGTTTTTGCTATATTTTGGATCTTGATGAGTACCATATGTTTAGCTCAATTGTTGTTTGCTTTTGCTGAGTTGTATACTGAAACTAGACAGAGGTCATTGGTGAAATGGGTTCTTACAAGAAGAACAACAGCTGCTGATCTTGAAGCAGCTgatcttgatgatgatggtgttgtAGG GGCTGCTGAATTTGCGATTTTTAAGTTGAAAGAAATGGGAAAAATTACTCAAGAAGACGTTTTGGTTATTTTGGAAGAGTTCAAGAGTCTTGATGTGGATGACTCTGGGACTTTGTCCGCTTCTGATATTTATCTTGCCCAATCATAA
- the LOC111900400 gene encoding LOW QUALITY PROTEIN: glutathione S-transferase T1 (The sequence of the model RefSeq protein was modified relative to this genomic sequence to represent the inferred CDS: deleted 2 bases in 1 codon) — MALKVYVHRISEPSRAVLIFCKINGIDFEEIQVDVLKGQHFSPEYMYIFSPMRQIPAIVDGHLKLFESHAILIHLSSSFPGVASHWYPVDPSKRAKIHSILDWHHSYLRRGAAGLVSNSILLPLNGIPSNPNIVIQAEEILLRSLSKLENVWLKDERFMGGSTQPSIADLSLACQVMQLELLSEEDYHRILSPYKKVKKWIEDVRSTTKPYFDEIHEYLFESQNGIRELMATQSGKKKVRAKI, encoded by the exons ATGGCGCTGAAAGTATATGTTCATAGAATTTCTGAACCATCTCGTGCAGTTCTCATCTTCTGCAA GATAAACGGGATAGATTTTGAGGAAATTCAAGTGGATGTCTTGAAAGGCCAGCATTTCTCCCctgaatatatgtatata ttcagTCCCATGCGCCAAATTCCGGCAATAGTTGATGGACATTTGAAGCTGTTTGAAAG TCACGCCATTCTTATCCATTTATCTTCTTCGTTTCCTGGAGTGGCTAGTCACTG gTATCCTGTTGATCCATCCAAAAGAGCTAAGATTCATTCCATTTTAGATTGGCATCATTCATATCTTCGACGTGGTGCAG CTGGACTTGTATCCAACAGTATCCTGTTACCACTAAATGGCATCCCTTCAAACCCTAATATAGTAATTCAAGCTGAAGAGATACTCTTGAGATCTTTGTCTAAGTTAGAAAATGTTTGGTTAAAAGATGAAAGGTTTATGGGTGGAAGCACTCAACCATCAATTGCTGATCTCAGTTTAGCATGTCAAGTCATGCAACTTGAG CTTTTGAGTGAGGAGGATTACCATCGTATATTAAGCCCTTACAAGAAAGTGAAAAAGTGGATTGAAGACGTTAGGAGTACGACTAAACCTTATTTTGATGAAATTCATGAGTATCTTTTTGAATCCCAAAATGGAATTCGAGAGCTAATGGCAACACAATCGGGGAAAAAGAAAGTAAGGGCCAAGATCTGA
- the LOC111900394 gene encoding two-pore potassium channel 1 isoform X2, with product MASDGENEPFLTLEHEPKPQPDCFASTKSRKLKRCRSAPMVELPQGSKIERLLENPKSIFDQLNPHLTRVAIYLFIYLSISTLCFYLMRNQISGDKTNGILDSIYFCIVTMTTVGYGDLLPNSATTKLLACAFVFTGMALVGIILSKAADSLVENQEILLVKAFHLRKKAGALETLREMETNRVRYRCLILSILLIVLIASGTIFLTTVEKMEFVDALYCVCSTITTLGYGDKSFSTIYGRVFAIFWILMSTICLAQLLFAFAELYTETRQRSLVKWVLTRRTTAADLEAADLDDDGVVGVGLLNLRFLS from the exons ATGGCGTCTGATGGTGAAAACGAGCCATTTCTAACACTCGAACACGAACCTAAACCTCAGCCGGATTGTTTTGCTTCAACCAAAAGCAGAAAGTTAAAACGCTGCAGAAGCGCCCCCATGGTCGAACTTCCACAAGGATCCAAAATCGAACGCCTTTTAGAAAACCCAAAATCCATCTTCGATCAACTCAACCCACATCTCACAAGGGTAGCCATCTACTTATTCATATACCTAAGCATAAGCACACTCTGCTTTTACCTCATGAGAAACCAGATTTCCGGAGATAAAACAAACGGCATTCTTGATTCGATCTACTTCTGCATCGTAACAATGACCACCGTCGGATACGGTGATCTTCTTCCAAACAGTGCCACCACAAAACTACTCGCCTGTGCTTTTGTATTCACCGGAATGGCACTCGTCGGAATCATTCTCAGTAAAGCCGCTGACAGTTTGGTTGAAAATCAAGAAATCTTGCTAGTGAAAGCATTTCATCTGCGTAAAAAAGCTGGAGCATTGGAGACCCTAAGAGAAATGGAAACCAACAGAGTGAGATACAGATGTCTAATCTTGTCCATCTTGCTTATCGTCCTCATAGCTTCCGGGACAATCTTTTTAACCACAGTTGAGAAAATGGAGTTTGTCGATGCGCTTTACTGTGTTTGTTCCACCATTACAACTTTAGGATATGGAGATAAGAGCTTTTCAACAATATATGGACGTGTTTTTGCTATATTTTGGATCTTGATGAGTACCATATGTTTAGCTCAATTGTTGTTTGCTTTTGCTGAGTTGTATACTGAAACTAGACAGAGGTCATTGGTGAAATGGGTTCTTACAAGAAGAACAACAGCTGCTGATCTTGAAGCAGCTgatcttgatgatgatggtgttgtAGG TGTAGGGCTGCTGAATTTGCGATTTTTAAGTTGA
- the LOC111900404 gene encoding glutathione S-transferase T1 isoform X1: MALKVYGHRISEPSRAVIIFCKINRIDFEEIQVEVLKGQQFSKEYGAITPMRQIPAIVDGHLKLIESHAILIHLCCSFPGVASHWYPGDPQKRAKIHSILDWHHSHLRRGAAGLVYTTILAPLNELRSFLQIVIQAEEILLRSLSELENVWLKLGDGSFLGGSSQPSIADLSLSCEVMQLELLSEEDYHRILSPYKKVKKWIEDVRNATTPYFDEIHEYLFEYQKRIREQMATQSGKNKVRAKM; this comes from the exons ATGGCGTTGAAAGTATATGGTCATCGAATTTCTGAACCATCTCGTGCTGTTATCATCTTCTGCAA GATAAACAGGATAGATTTTGAGGAAATTCAAGTAGAGGTCTTGAAAGGCCAGCAATTCTCCAAAGAATATGGAG CAATAACTCCCATGCGCCAAATTCCAGCAATAGTTGATGGACATTTGAAGTTGATTGAAAG TCATGCGATTCTTATCCACTTATGTTGTTCATTTCCTGGAGTGGCTAGCCACTG GTATCCTGGTGATCCACAAAAAAGAGCTAAGATCCATTCCATTTTAGATTGGCATCATTCCCATTTACGTCGTGGTGCAG CTGGACTTGTATACACCACCATCCTGGCACCTTTAAATGAGCTCCGTTCGTTCCTTCAGATAGTGATTCAAGCTGAAGAGATACTCCTGAGATCTTTGTCTGAATTAGAAAATGTTTGGTTAAAATTAGGAGATGGAAGCTTTTTGGGTGGAAGCTCTCAACCATCAATTGCGGATCTCAGTTTATCATGTGAAGTCATGCAACTTGAG CTTTTGAGTGAGGAGGATTACCATCGTATATTAAGCCCTTACAAGAAAGTGAAAAAGTGGATTGAAGACGTAAGGAATGCGACTACACCTTATTTTGATGAAATTCATGAGTATCTCTTTGAATACCAAAAAAGAATTCGAGAGCAAATGGCAACACAATCAGGGAAAAATAAAGTGAGGGCCAAGATGTGA
- the LOC111900389 gene encoding probable copper-transporting ATPase HMA5 translates to MATKFLSLACIRGTGAGDGYSRGLSPRPHYPSMPKYPKGMSADMESSMDRSERRALFSVTGMTCSACAGSVEKAVKRLPGIKEAVIDVLNNRAQVMFYPSFVNEETIRETIEDVGFESALIMEETNEKSTQVCRILIKGMTCTTCSSTVESALGSVHGVQRAQVALATEEAEIHYDPMTVSHDHLLNTIEDTGFEAILISTGEDVSKIHLQIDGPWNDGSMRIIQESLQALPGVEKIEFDTNLKKCSLSYKPDLTGPRNFIQVIESTGSGFKAKIFPKGNGRDSHRQEEINQYYKSFKWSLVFTIPVFLTSMVFMYIPGLKHGLDTKIVNMMTVGHLLRWILSTPVQFFIGRRFYTGSYKSLRHGSANMDVLIALGTNAAYFYSVYSVLRAAASPHFEATDFFETSAMLISFILLGKYLEVKAKGKTSEAIAKLMDLTPDTATLLTFDTEGNVVNEEEIDSRLIQRHDVIKIIPGAKVASDGFVTWGQSHVNESMITGEARPVGKRKGDTVIGGTVNENGVLYIKATRVGSESALSQIVQLVESAQMAKAPVQKLADRISKFFVPLVILLSFSTFLAWFVAGKFDGYPESWIPSSMDSFQLALQFGISVMVIACPCALGLATPTAVMVGTGVGASQGVLIKGGQALESAHKVNCIVFDKTGTLTIGKPLVVNTRLLKNMVLREFYELIAAAEVNSEHPLAKAIVEYAKKFRDDEENPIWAEAHNFESITGHGVKAIVHNKQIIVGNKSLILNNGIPISIDAQEILTEIEGLAQTGILVSIDNHLTGILAISDPLKPGAREVISILKSMKIKSLLVTGDNWGTANSIAKEVGISDVTAEAKPEDKAEKVKELQGSGLVVAMVGDGINDSPALVAADVGMAIGAGTDIAIEAADIVLMKSNLEDVITAIDLSRKTFTRIRLNYIWALGYNLLGIPIAAGVVFPFTGFRLPPWIAGAAMAASSVSVVCCSLLLRNYRRPRILETLEIQGITTV, encoded by the exons ATGGCGACCAAGTTTTTATCACTGGCGTGTATACGTGGCACCGGTGCCGGTGATGGCTATTCCCGAGGATTGTCACCGCGGCCGCACTATCCGTCTATGCCAAAGTACCCAAAGGGGATGTCGGCAGATATGGAGAGTAGTATGGATAGATCGGAGCGTAGGGCTTTGTTTTCTGTCACCGGAATGACCTGTTCTGCTTGTGCCGGATCGGTGGAGAAGGCCGTTAAGCGGTTGCCGGGAATCAAGGAGGCTGTTATTGATGTGTTGAATAATCGAGCTCAAGTCATGTTTTACCCTAGCTTCGTCAAT GAGGAGACTATTCGTGAAACCATTGAAGATGTAGGGTTCGAATCTGCACTGATCATGGAGGAAACAAATGAAAAATCGACTCAAGTATGTCGAATCCTCATCAAAGGAATGACTTGCACAACTTGTTCAAGTACAGTCGAGTCTGCTCTGGGATCTGTACATGGAGTACAGAGAGCCCAAGTTGCATTAGCAACAGAAGAAGCCGAAATCCACTATGATCCCATGACTGTAAGCCATGACCATCTCTTAAACACCATAGAAGACACTGGATTCGAAGCCATATTGATTAGCACAGGAGAAGACGTGAGCAAAATACATTTACAAATCGATGGACCATGGAATGATGGTTCCATGCGAATCATCCAAGAATCTCTTCAAGCACTTCCTGGAGTTGAAAAGATTGAATTTGACACCAATCTCAAAAAGTGTTCCCTCTCTTACAAACCAGATTTAACAGGACCTAGAAACTTCATTCAGGTAATCGAATCAACAGGATCCGGATTCAAGGCGAAGATATTTCCTAAAGGAAACGGAAGGGATTCTCATAGACAAGAAGAAATCAATCAATACTACAAATCTTTCAAATGGAGTTTGGTTTTCACAATTCCAGTGTTCCTAACCTCCATGGTGTTCATGTACATCCCTGGACTCAAACACGGACTTGACACCAAGATTGTCAACATGATGACTGTAGGCCATCTTTTAAGATGGATATTATCCACCCCTGTTCAGTTTTTCATTGGTAGAAGATTCTACACAGGTTCCTACAAATCATTGCGCCATGGTTCTGCGAATATGGATGTTCTGATTGCATTGGGAACAAACGCAGCCTACTTCTATTCAGTCTACTCTGTATTAAGAGCTGCAGCTTCACCACATTTTGAAGCAACCGACTTCTTTGAAACAAGTGCAATGTTAATCTCATTCATTCTACTTGGAAAATATCTGGAAGTTAAAGCAaagggaaagacatctgaagcaATTGCAAAGCTCATGGACCTGACTCCTGATACAGCAACACTGTTGACTTTTGACACTGAAGGGAATGTTGTAAATGAAGAAGAGATAGACAGCAGATTGATTCAAAGACACGATGTGATCAAAATCATCCCTGGTGCAAAAGTAGCTTCAGATGGATTTGTTACATGGGGACAAAGCCATGTGAATGAGAGCATGATCACAGGTGAAGCAAGACCTGTTGGAAAAAGGAAAGGAGATACAGTTATTGGAGGGACAGTGAATGAAAACGGGGTTTTGTATATTAAAGCGACACGTGTCGGATCAGAAAGTGCACTTTCACAAATAGTTCAACTTGTTGAGTCAGCACAGATGGCAAAAGCTCCAGTTCAAAAGTTAGCTGATAGAATTTCCAAATTCTTTGTTCCTCTCGtaattcttctttctttttccaCTTTTCTTGCATGGTTTGTTGCTGGAAAGTTTGATGGGTATCCGGAATCTTGGATTCCATCCTCCATGGATAGTTTTCAGCTTGCTTTACAGTTTGGAATCTCTGTTATGGTTATAGCTTGCCCATGTGCTTTAGGGTTGGCAACTCCAACAGCTGTGATGGTTGGGACTGGAGTTGGGGCTTCTCAAGGTGTTCTTATAAAAGGAGGGCAAGCGTTAGAAAGTGCACATAAG GTGAATTGTATTGTGTTTGATAAGACTGGGACTCTTACAATTGGGAAGCCACTGGTTGTTAACACAAGACTCTTGAAGAACATGGTGCTTAGAGAGTTCTATGAATTGATTGCTGCAGCTGAG GTGAACAGTGAACACCCTTTAGCCAAGGCAATTGTAGAATATGCCAAAAAATTTAGAGACGATGAAGAGAATCCAATTTGGGCAGAAGCACACAACTTTGAATCCATAACTGGACATGGTGTGAAAGCCATTGTCCACAACAAACAAATAATAGTTGGAAACAAGAGCTTAATCTTAAACAACGGAATCCCTATTTCCATTGACGCACAAGAAATACTAACAGAAATCGAAGGGTTAGCCCAGACCGGAATCCTCGTTTCCATAGACAACCACCTCACTGGAATTCTAGCCATTTCCGATCCGTTAAAACCCGGTGCTCGTGAAGTCATCTCCATCCTCAAATCCATGAAAATCAAAAGTCTATTGGTCACTGGAGACAACTGGGGAACCGCCAATTCCATTGCAAAGGAAGTCGGAATCAGCGATGTAACCGCCGAAGCCAAACCGGAGGACAAAGCAGAGAAAGTGAAAGAGCTACAAGGTTCGGGACTTGTGGTGGCGATGGTGGGAGACGGAATCAACGATTCCCCCGCTCTAGTTGCTGCGGATGTCGGAATGGCGATAGGTGCTGGAACGGATATAGCGATTGAAGCGGCTGATATTGTTCTTATGAAAAGTAATCTAGAAGATGTGATCACTGCGATTGATCTTTCGAGAAAAACGTTTACTAGAATCCGGTTGAATTACATTTGGGCTTTGGGGTATAACCTTCTTGGGATTCCGATTGCGGCCGGAGTTGTGTTTCCGTTCACAGGATTCCGATTGCCACCGTGGATTGCCGGAGCTGCTATGGCTGCGTCTTCTGTGAGTGTTGTTTGTTGCTCTTTGTTGTTGAGGAATTATAGAAGGCCTAGGATTCTTGAGACTTTGGAGATTCAAGGAATAACAACTGTTTGA
- the LOC111900403 gene encoding glutamine synthetase, chloroplastic encodes MAQYLAPSVQWQTRLTKNAMETSSMTSKMWNSVSFKQSKKGAFKSSTKFRICASSSGTINRVEDLLNLDVTPYTDKIIAEYIWIGGSGTDVRSKSRVC; translated from the exons ATGGCTCAGTATTTGGCTCCTTCAGTGCAATGGCAAACAAGGTTAACAAAGAATGCAATGGAAACAAGCTCAATGACCTCAAAAATGTGGAACTCTGTGTCATTTAAGCAAAGCAAGAAAGGAGCATTTAAAAGCTCCACAAAATTTAGAATTTGTGCTTCATCAAGTGGAACTATTAACAGGGTTGAGGATTTACTAAACTTGGATGTTACTCCTTACACTGATAAGATCATTGCTGAATACATTTG GATTGGAGGTTCAGGAACAGATGTGCGCAGCAAGTCAAGGGTATGTTGA
- the LOC111900404 gene encoding glutathione S-transferase T1 isoform X3 — translation MALKVYGHRISEPSRAVIIFCKINRIDFEEIQVEVLKGQQFSKEYGAITPMRQIPAIVDGHLKLIESHAILIHLCCSFPGVASHWYPGDPQKRAKIHSILDWHHSHLRRGAGDGSFLGGSSQPSIADLSLSCEVMQLELLSEEDYHRILSPYKKVKKWIEDVRNATTPYFDEIHEYLFEYQKRIREQMATQSGKNKVRAKM, via the exons ATGGCGTTGAAAGTATATGGTCATCGAATTTCTGAACCATCTCGTGCTGTTATCATCTTCTGCAA GATAAACAGGATAGATTTTGAGGAAATTCAAGTAGAGGTCTTGAAAGGCCAGCAATTCTCCAAAGAATATGGAG CAATAACTCCCATGCGCCAAATTCCAGCAATAGTTGATGGACATTTGAAGTTGATTGAAAG TCATGCGATTCTTATCCACTTATGTTGTTCATTTCCTGGAGTGGCTAGCCACTG GTATCCTGGTGATCCACAAAAAAGAGCTAAGATCCATTCCATTTTAGATTGGCATCATTCCCATTTACGTCGTGGTGCAG GAGATGGAAGCTTTTTGGGTGGAAGCTCTCAACCATCAATTGCGGATCTCAGTTTATCATGTGAAGTCATGCAACTTGAG CTTTTGAGTGAGGAGGATTACCATCGTATATTAAGCCCTTACAAGAAAGTGAAAAAGTGGATTGAAGACGTAAGGAATGCGACTACACCTTATTTTGATGAAATTCATGAGTATCTCTTTGAATACCAAAAAAGAATTCGAGAGCAAATGGCAACACAATCAGGGAAAAATAAAGTGAGGGCCAAGATGTGA